In Alosa sapidissima isolate fAloSap1 chromosome 5, fAloSap1.pri, whole genome shotgun sequence, the genomic stretch GTGGGGATATCCATTTGTTACATTTTTTGGCCCATTCACCTGTAAGATATTCCTCCATGGACATACAATGGACATGATAAAACACAACAAGCTACCCAAATTTCAATGCTATCACACATTTTCTAATTCTAGAGTGGTAtacctttttaaaaatgactatGACACTTATTCCCTTTGAATTGTACCGATTGACCAAAATTAGGGGGTCTGGCTCAAAGACTACTTGCTCCTGAGTTTGTTTATGGCtatttatggttatggatttggcagacgcctttgtccaaagcgacacacaaatacaaaacaatttgtgacgtgtgtgtgcacgtgtaagtgtgtgtttattatttCCTTATCAAATATTTGATAAGGAATATTATTTGATAAGGAATATTACTTATCAGATTGTCTTGCTTTAATAGCTCCTGAGATTTTTTTTGTAGCTAACCACAAAGTATAAAATGCCTCAGACCAAAATTTTACTTCATAGTCTCTCATTGTCCTTTTTGCTTTGCTAACCTTGGAAACATTGCAGCAAACAACACTGTTGTCAATCTTACAGCGAGCTTCCCTTCTCTtggacattttatttttctcaCAAACATGTTGCAAGGTATTCTTCTGTTGATATGGCTTACACCGTCATCACAGCCCGTCGAGTGTCGTCCAGGTAAGCAAGTTTGAAAAGCTCATTGAACTTGTTGAGTAaactgtgagaaagagaaagtgtgtccCAGTTTTTATGCTGATGTATAATTCAGTGTCTGATTTCTGACTATgacagtgtttttgtttgttatacATGTAAATATCCTGCTCACAGATTGGTGGaatataacatagcctacttaTTGAACACAGAGTGCTGACCAACAGTGATCACATGTCATTTCTATTGTGGCAGGTGGAGCTTTCTATTACCTTGAGAATCCAAATTCCCGTGGAATCAATATCAGGAGCAACACAAATCATGAACTGCAGAAAATTATGAACAAATTTAACCTTGTTGGACGTAGCTGCAGAGATATTCAACAGAAATATGGTGTCCAAGAAGGCAAGCCCTTTATTTTGTGCTAAAAATTCACCTTCTACCTGAGCTATAAGCTGTATCCTCAAGTCAATGTGCACCTTTACAGATTAGGTATTTCAATATAAGGGTATTAATTGTTTTTGCATGATTTCATTTCAGATGGTCTGTATTACCTCACCACCTCCAGTGGGGTTGTGTACTAGACCTACTGTGACATGACCACAGCAGGTGGTGGATGGACACTGGTAGCCAGTGTGCACAAGAACAACATGTATGGGAAATGCACTGTGGGGGACCGATGGTCCAGCGAGCAGGGAAGCAATCCCAACCGCCCTGATGGAGAGGGTACATGGGCCAACATGAACACCTTTGGGACTGCAGAGGGTGCAACATGTGATGACTACAAGGTATAATGAATAGTAACCTCTAGTTAGTTGCCGTCTGTATGAGCTATAAGAGTTAAAAATGATAAATGTTGATAATTCATCAGTATTTTTATTGATTGATGACATTCGGTCGATGATTTCCAGGACACTGGAACACCAGGACACATGAAACGTATGCATATATGCTGATAAGGAACAGAAGCTTTTTGTCCCTGGGAGCCACCCTCCATGTCATGAACCAATAAACATACTGCTAAATTATTAGAAAATGTGGGTAATTTGTTCCATTTTATTTCACTCATTTGGATATACAGATTTACTTATCTGTCCTTTACAGAATCCTGGCTACTATGATATCATAGCACAAGATGTGTCTGTTTGGCATGTTCCTAACAATATTCCACTGCAACACTGGACCATTGCTCCCATCCTGcgataccacacagagacaagcTTTCTGAATCTCTATGGAGGAAACCTCTACCACCTCTTCAAGGTGCATGAAACACCACAGATATgttcacacacacctgtgctcaCATAGACATCAAGACACATACAAAGTTATTTAACATTCTTTACTTAAACGTCTGTCTTTCATCACCTTTGGTTTTCAGCGTTACCCTGTGAGGTATAATATTGGAGCGTGTGGCACCAACAATGGACCATCTATTCCTGTGGTGTATGATTATGGAAATGCTGCCACTACAAGGAACTTTTATGGCCCAAATGTTAGAAGTATGAAAcgattttgtttatttattgtttacaAGTTTACAGTACCCATGTAATAATAGTCAAGGTGTCTATATTGAATGCAGCTGTTGTAATTGTAGCATTTCACAAAATAGagtaaagtaggctacaactcaTACAATGCCAATTTATACATTCTTAAATGTCATGGATGTTA encodes the following:
- the LOC121709778 gene encoding LOW QUALITY PROTEIN: intelectin-like (The sequence of the model RefSeq protein was modified relative to this genomic sequence to represent the inferred CDS: substituted 1 base at 1 genomic stop codon); amino-acid sequence: MNGILLLIWLTPSSQPVECRPGGAFYYLENPNSRGINIRSNTNHELQKIMNKFNLVGRSCRDIQQKYGVQEDGLYYLTTSSGVVYXTYCDMTTAGGGWTLVASVHKNNMYGKCTVGDRWSSEQGSNPNRPDGEGTWANMNTFGTAEGATCDDYKNPGYYDIIAQDVSVWHVPNNIPLQHWTIAPILRYHTETSFLNLYGGNLYHLFKRYPVRYNIGACGTNNGPSIPVVYDYGNAATTRNFYGPNVRNELIPGYVTFRVFNNERAAMAMCSGVRPTGCHTEHYCIGGGGHFPEGAPRQCGDFTSFDWDGYGTGRDWSASREMTEAAVLLFYR